A DNA window from Limnothrix sp. FACHB-406 contains the following coding sequences:
- the tmk gene encoding dTMP kinase: MGTETVVMGLDTMPRSGLSPLDLSPTVPTNPGRLVTFEGIDGAGKTTQLEQAVDWLKASGILGDRPLVVTREPGGTALGQQIRHLLLSGDWEVADRTELLLYAADRAQHVAQVLQPALAAGALVVSDRFVDSTVAYQGFGRQQDLILIETLNRIATAGLASDLTLWFDASIDCCLARRAARRGPADRLERSAIDFHERVRSGFAALAAQDPDRVVRIVADGDLAATFAQTQAVLTKRLARWWPVPVQPAF, encoded by the coding sequence ATGGGGACGGAAACAGTTGTTATGGGATTGGACACCATGCCGCGATCGGGTCTGTCACCACTGGATTTATCACCGACAGTTCCGACAAATCCGGGCCGGTTGGTCACCTTTGAAGGAATTGACGGCGCAGGCAAAACCACCCAACTGGAGCAGGCGGTGGATTGGCTCAAGGCCAGCGGCATTCTGGGCGATCGCCCCTTGGTGGTGACGCGGGAGCCGGGAGGCACGGCCTTGGGTCAACAAATTCGCCACTTGCTCCTGTCGGGCGATTGGGAGGTAGCCGATCGCACAGAGCTGTTACTTTACGCGGCCGATCGGGCCCAGCATGTGGCGCAGGTGCTGCAACCGGCCTTGGCCGCCGGGGCGTTGGTGGTGAGCGATCGATTTGTGGATTCCACCGTGGCCTATCAAGGCTTTGGCCGCCAGCAGGATTTAATCCTGATTGAAACCCTGAATCGAATTGCCACGGCGGGCTTAGCCAGTGACTTAACCCTGTGGTTCGATGCCTCGATCGACTGTTGCTTGGCGCGGCGGGCGGCGCGGCGGGGCCCGGCCGATCGCCTAGAACGCAGTGCGATCGATTTCCATGAACGGGTGCGATCGGGGTTTGCAGCCTTGGCTGCTCAGGATCCCGATCGAGTGGTGCGAATCGTGGCCGATGGAGACCTGGCCGCCACCTTTGCCCAAACCCAAGCGGTGTTGACCAAACGCTTGGCCCGTTGGTGGCCGGTTCCAGTGCAGCCCGCGTTCTAA
- a CDS encoding ATP-binding protein, producing MRPTAPESPSQVRSQATAPSAGGGWAVSLRWLIIVPFVIQLVLVVGAIAYLALRSNRTVATENTKQLLQMSSQQAHLQLTNLFRTYNTVAQLQTNDFLTGQWPQEDWRAIEQYLWRRLREFPDLGQLVYSDPQGNLRGVSRLGGWRRFANGQSHNQSVWQWSVSDRGHPAGRPRLYWTSEPQSQAWFNAAVGVGQPTWSSLDQRQQNRNWQWSADWVMHYAWPLYDDRSGRLLGVFSANLNLMAVGQLLRSIPLPPQGQVFVFTDEGTVVATSSDQLPYRVEQRGELNQLHPLSLQSFPDRAIQSAGYYLLDRFGGFRYLPDRSSQLYQFHGKRYLLHLKRCNHPTTPDWWIAVLVPESAFLSDVQETAEIMLLLAGTALLLAMGIGWWTVQQVLRPLEQLNQATRAAARIQFQPVDSNTGVQEFDALAQTFNAMSATLRLSFSALQDSKSHLTQVLESLPMGVLVLSQDGSLQYVNSVAGGLLQLPIGLQPLGRTCETLHHRLFLAGSEAPFPIQQLPGILALEGKTVAPTRLDVQQTHGRRLPLEVLAVPLFDSEQAVTGAIVVLQDITDRKVTEELLVSYNQNLERQVSERTAALAVANHHLAAARDAAEQANRAKTVFLANVTHELRTPLHAILGFGQLLRSRVLGLISAPMDPALEHLDAIARNGSYLLQLIDDLLSIARVETDHLELEPIDFDLLALLNDLHEIFEMRSRSARLHFQMVVAGTIPHWVKGDGRRLRQILTNLLDNAFKFVGMPGQVTLSVDLGEGDLLVFEISNTGEGIHPEEMPDIFEPFVQARAGRRLRQGTGLGLAIGQRLALLMGGSLVAESRPGILTIFRLQVPLPRLDGLLAHPEPPVRKPLALLESAPPEPWIGRLLIVDPLRDRGQAYVNYLKQVGLESQCVHHGWDALRQWTSWQPRLLWVDLRLPDGEGLATVRRIRAIERKNLVHRPCAIVAIAPSPQDHHCLQELDCTLLPNSPPLCPLLLDLIRGLLAPQGPICPIAVPVAPHSVPDGQPSLNLRDRFAELPIEWRLALDLAARSADEDQVRTLLTELPPDYHDLCQAIEDLLENFQLEQIADLAQPPTFAP from the coding sequence TTGAGACCAACTGCCCCCGAGTCGCCATCCCAGGTTCGATCGCAGGCCACCGCTCCTTCGGCGGGCGGCGGTTGGGCGGTCTCCCTGCGGTGGCTGATCATTGTGCCATTCGTGATCCAATTGGTGCTGGTGGTGGGGGCGATCGCCTACTTAGCCCTCCGCAGCAATCGCACCGTTGCCACCGAAAACACCAAGCAACTGCTGCAAATGAGCAGCCAGCAGGCCCATTTACAGCTCACCAACCTTTTTCGTACCTACAACACCGTTGCCCAACTGCAAACCAATGATTTTCTGACGGGGCAATGGCCCCAAGAGGATTGGCGGGCGATCGAACAATACCTCTGGCGACGGTTGCGGGAGTTTCCCGACTTGGGCCAGTTGGTTTATAGCGACCCCCAGGGGAATTTGCGCGGGGTGTCACGGTTAGGGGGGTGGCGGCGCTTTGCCAACGGCCAAAGCCATAACCAAAGTGTCTGGCAATGGTCCGTGAGCGATCGGGGACATCCAGCCGGTCGCCCTCGGCTCTATTGGACCAGCGAACCCCAATCCCAGGCTTGGTTTAATGCGGCGGTGGGGGTTGGCCAGCCCACCTGGAGCAGCTTGGATCAGCGCCAGCAAAACCGCAACTGGCAATGGAGCGCCGATTGGGTGATGCACTATGCCTGGCCGCTGTATGACGATCGCTCCGGCCGGTTGTTGGGGGTGTTTAGCGCCAACTTGAACCTGATGGCCGTGGGGCAATTGCTGCGATCGATTCCCCTACCGCCTCAGGGCCAGGTTTTTGTGTTCACCGATGAGGGGACGGTGGTAGCCACCTCCAGCGATCAGTTGCCCTATCGGGTGGAACAGCGGGGCGAACTGAACCAACTGCACCCCTTGTCCTTGCAAAGCTTCCCCGATCGCGCCATCCAAAGCGCGGGCTACTACCTGCTCGATCGGTTCGGAGGATTTCGCTATCTGCCCGATCGCTCCAGCCAGCTCTATCAATTTCACGGCAAGCGCTACCTACTGCACCTCAAGCGCTGCAACCACCCCACGACCCCCGATTGGTGGATTGCGGTGTTGGTTCCCGAATCGGCCTTTCTGAGCGATGTGCAAGAAACCGCCGAAATTATGTTGCTGTTGGCCGGCACGGCGCTGCTGTTGGCCATGGGAATTGGGTGGTGGACGGTACAGCAGGTTTTGCGCCCCCTGGAGCAACTGAACCAAGCCACCCGCGCCGCTGCCCGCATCCAGTTTCAACCCGTAGACAGCAACACGGGGGTGCAAGAGTTTGATGCCTTGGCCCAAACCTTCAACGCCATGTCGGCCACCCTGCGTTTGTCCTTCAGCGCCCTCCAAGACAGCAAAAGTCACTTAACCCAAGTGCTAGAGTCGCTGCCGATGGGGGTGTTGGTTTTGAGCCAAGACGGTTCCTTGCAGTACGTTAATTCCGTGGCGGGGGGCCTCTTGCAACTGCCGATCGGGCTGCAACCGTTGGGGCGCACCTGCGAAACCTTGCATCACCGTCTGTTCTTGGCCGGTAGTGAGGCCCCGTTTCCCATACAACAGTTACCGGGAATCCTGGCCCTGGAGGGAAAAACCGTTGCACCCACGCGGCTGGATGTGCAGCAAACCCACGGCCGCCGCCTGCCCTTGGAGGTGTTGGCCGTGCCGCTATTTGACAGTGAGCAGGCCGTGACCGGGGCGATCGTGGTGTTACAGGACATCACCGATCGCAAGGTGACTGAGGAATTGTTGGTGAGCTACAACCAAAACCTGGAACGACAGGTTTCGGAGCGGACGGCGGCCTTGGCGGTGGCGAATCACCACTTGGCGGCGGCCCGGGATGCGGCGGAACAGGCCAACCGGGCCAAGACGGTCTTTTTGGCCAATGTGACCCATGAGTTGCGCACGCCGCTCCACGCCATCTTGGGATTTGGGCAACTGTTGCGATCGCGCGTTTTGGGTCTGATTTCCGCCCCCATGGATCCGGCTCTGGAACATCTGGACGCGATCGCCCGCAATGGATCCTACCTGCTGCAACTGATTGATGATTTGCTCTCGATCGCCCGTGTGGAAACGGATCATCTGGAACTGGAGCCGATCGATTTTGACCTGTTGGCCCTGCTAAACGACTTGCATGAAATTTTTGAGATGCGATCGCGCAGTGCCCGTCTCCATTTCCAAATGGTCGTGGCGGGCACGATTCCCCATTGGGTGAAAGGTGATGGCCGGCGGTTGCGGCAAATTTTAACCAACTTGCTCGATAACGCCTTCAAATTCGTTGGGATGCCCGGTCAAGTCACTCTCTCCGTTGATTTAGGCGAAGGTGACCTGCTTGTTTTTGAAATTAGCAACACCGGAGAAGGCATTCACCCCGAAGAAATGCCTGACATCTTTGAACCCTTTGTGCAGGCCAGGGCCGGCCGTCGCCTGCGCCAAGGCACGGGATTGGGCTTGGCGATCGGGCAGCGGCTGGCCCTGCTGATGGGCGGTTCTTTGGTGGCGGAAAGTCGTCCGGGCATCCTGACCATTTTTCGGCTGCAAGTGCCCTTGCCCCGCCTGGATGGCCTGTTGGCGCATCCGGAGCCACCGGTTCGTAAACCCCTGGCCCTGCTGGAGTCCGCGCCGCCCGAACCCTGGATTGGGCGCTTGTTAATTGTGGATCCCCTGCGCGATCGGGGCCAGGCCTATGTGAACTATCTGAAGCAGGTGGGTTTGGAAAGCCAATGTGTTCATCACGGGTGGGATGCCTTGCGCCAATGGACTTCCTGGCAACCGCGACTGCTGTGGGTGGATCTGCGGCTACCGGACGGGGAAGGGCTGGCCACGGTTCGCCGCATCCGGGCGATCGAGCGCAAGAACCTGGTGCATCGTCCCTGTGCGATTGTGGCCATTGCCCCCAGTCCCCAAGATCACCATTGTTTGCAAGAGCTGGACTGCACCTTGCTGCCCAATTCGCCCCCGCTCTGTCCTCTGCTGTTGGATCTGATTCGCGGCCTGCTGGCTCCCCAGGGCCCCATCTGCCCGATCGCCGTGCCCGTGGCTCCGCATTCAGTGCCCGATGGCCAACCCAGCCTGAACCTGCGCGATCGGTTTGCGGAACTGCCGATCGAGTGGCGCTTGGCGTTGGACTTAGCCGCCCGCAGCGCCGATGAAGATCAGGTGCGCACGCTGCTCACGGAGTTACCGCCCGACTATCACGACCTCTGCCAGGCGATCGAGGACTTGCTAGAAAATTTCCAATTAGAACAAATTGCCGATTTGGCGCAACCGCCAACCTTCGCTCCTTAA
- the fmt gene encoding methionyl-tRNA formyltransferase — protein sequence MRLVFFGTPTFAVPSLQRLINEPDFEVLAVVTQPDRRRGRGSDLIPSPVKQLALAAGIPVWQPDRVKKDPETLDRLRATQADAFVVVAYGQLLSAEMLAMPRLGCINGHGSILPAYRGAAPIQRCLQAGDRLTGIVTMLMDEGMDTGPMLLRGDTPIDLLDNAQSLAERLAAIAADLLPPTLHGLADGSLQPQAQPAGATHAPPIKKEEWAIDWSHSALAIHNQVRAMIPNGHSQLRGNGLKLLETAPLGAAFWSQLPESFGSLAAQWENLQAQWQAIAGPPGTIVGILKGWGPVVRTGQDYLLLRQLVPAGKRPQAGWDFANGLHLQPGECLGPDA from the coding sequence ATGCGGCTTGTCTTTTTCGGTACTCCCACCTTTGCGGTTCCCAGTTTGCAGCGCCTGATCAATGAGCCAGATTTTGAAGTCTTGGCCGTGGTGACCCAACCCGATCGACGGCGGGGACGGGGCAGCGACCTGATTCCTTCCCCGGTGAAGCAACTGGCCCTGGCGGCGGGCATCCCGGTTTGGCAGCCCGATCGGGTCAAAAAAGATCCCGAAACCCTCGATCGCCTGCGTGCCACCCAAGCCGATGCCTTTGTGGTGGTGGCCTATGGACAACTGCTGTCGGCGGAAATGTTGGCCATGCCCCGGTTGGGTTGCATCAATGGCCATGGCTCCATCCTGCCGGCCTATCGCGGCGCGGCCCCGATTCAGCGGTGCTTGCAAGCGGGCGATCGCCTCACGGGCATTGTCACCATGCTGATGGATGAAGGGATGGACACGGGCCCGATGTTGCTGCGGGGCGACACCCCGATCGACCTCCTCGACAACGCCCAAAGCTTGGCGGAACGGTTGGCAGCGATCGCGGCGGATCTGTTGCCCCCCACCCTGCACGGTTTGGCCGATGGGTCGCTGCAACCTCAAGCCCAACCGGCCGGAGCCACCCACGCCCCACCAATCAAAAAAGAGGAATGGGCGATCGACTGGTCGCACTCGGCTTTGGCCATCCATAACCAAGTGCGGGCCATGATCCCCAACGGCCACAGCCAGTTGCGCGGCAACGGCCTGAAGCTATTGGAAACGGCCCCTTTGGGTGCAGCATTTTGGTCTCAATTACCCGAGAGTTTTGGTTCCCTCGCCGCCCAATGGGAGAATTTACAGGCCCAGTGGCAGGCGATCGCGGGGCCACCCGGAACGATCGTTGGCATTCTCAAGGGATGGGGGCCCGTGGTGCGCACTGGGCAAGATTACTTGCTGTTGCGCCAATTGGTGCCTGCGGGCAAACGGCCGCAAGCTGGCTGGGACTTTGCCAACGGCCTGCACCTGCAACCCGGCGAATGTTTAGGCCCCGATGCTTGA
- a CDS encoding OmpA family protein, whose protein sequence is MQSPFELPPTPDPQPNRNRSRRPGRPPARSRRPGPWGWLVALLRLALLLGLGIAGVLGGVAAARWVPGTITSTPPLELALRQLDQWLTRWPRSPGPLTLPTVPIPSPSPTLSASPVPTAPLSPDRRKALQTQLQALEADLNALIGEATAIEGELGNRNPTGPIEQRVQAIAQALNSTGANPRSPSSPTQSVPTQTTPTQTAGRLTIALPTDLLFQDNHSNLQPAAGAILDTIAADLQNYPGATVRIAGHSDAIGDPVANRELTLRRAKAVGQYLADRLTGPYRWVTAGFGASRPLTPDPDPASQQRNRRIEIVIEPLMNP, encoded by the coding sequence TTGCAATCGCCGTTTGAACTACCGCCCACCCCAGATCCCCAACCCAATCGGAACCGATCGCGCCGGCCCGGTCGTCCTCCGGCTCGATCGCGCCGGCCGGGCCCTTGGGGTTGGCTTGTCGCCCTGTTGCGGCTGGCCCTGCTGTTGGGACTGGGGATTGCAGGGGTTTTGGGCGGGGTAGCTGCCGCTCGCTGGGTTCCGGGAACGATCACCAGCACCCCACCGTTGGAATTGGCCCTGCGCCAGTTGGATCAATGGTTAACCCGTTGGCCCCGATCGCCCGGCCCGCTCACCTTACCCACAGTCCCCATTCCCAGCCCCAGCCCAACCCTGAGTGCATCGCCGGTTCCAACTGCCCCCCTCAGCCCCGATCGACGCAAGGCCCTGCAAACCCAACTGCAAGCCCTCGAAGCGGATCTGAACGCCCTGATTGGGGAAGCCACGGCCATTGAAGGGGAGTTGGGCAATCGCAATCCCACGGGGCCGATCGAGCAACGGGTGCAGGCGATCGCCCAAGCCCTGAACAGCACGGGAGCCAATCCCCGCAGCCCGTCATCTCCTACCCAGAGCGTCCCGACCCAAACCACCCCCACCCAAACCGCCGGCCGCCTCACCATCGCTCTCCCGACGGATTTGTTGTTTCAGGACAATCACAGCAACCTGCAACCGGCAGCCGGAGCCATTCTGGATACCATTGCCGCCGACTTGCAAAACTACCCAGGCGCAACCGTGCGCATTGCCGGCCACAGCGACGCGATCGGGGATCCGGTGGCCAACCGAGAATTAACCCTGCGCCGGGCCAAGGCCGTGGGTCAATACCTGGCCGATCGGCTCACGGGCCCCTACCGTTGGGTTACGGCCGGCTTCGGGGCCAGCCGGCCCCTCACGCCTGACCCGGATCCCGCCAGCCAGCAACGCAATCGACGAATTGAAATTGTGATTGAACCGTTGATGAACCCCTGA
- a CDS encoding pentapeptide repeat-containing protein gives MLVDRIASPLSRTLTTVVVPTTIALLAMGLISGNLWLGLMGGLGALGTGLWLLTPFRSQLWTQLIPVSWRVPIAGALGSIIGVFGLLLLWGTERSQGEQGTRLSINWDAVGAISEALGALGQIAIAVLAVYVAWQQYVLSRDLTIQQNRITQQQTIDAYFQGVSDLALDEQGFLEDWPQERAIAEGRTAAILGSVDAEGKAKIVRFLSQAKLVTPLKRDRLLGRPILDGSGGYEEDRARGVRVIDLGVMLAGADLQGTDLRWVDLGETNLVRADLSGCNLTRANLSRTILFEANLRGADLKGVRLFYGNLETTTPRSREDDEANYQTGEGTGAVIENADLSGVVDLSEADRVYCCMWGGERTRGTIPGGCEGIENKLGR, from the coding sequence ATGCTGGTCGATCGCATTGCCTCACCCCTATCCCGCACCCTGACCACGGTGGTTGTTCCCACCACGATCGCCCTGTTAGCCATGGGGCTAATTTCCGGCAATCTCTGGCTGGGGTTAATGGGTGGCTTGGGAGCCTTGGGCACGGGTCTGTGGTTGCTCACGCCGTTTCGCAGCCAGCTCTGGACTCAATTGATCCCCGTCTCCTGGCGCGTGCCGATCGCGGGGGCCTTGGGGTCGATCATTGGGGTCTTTGGGTTGCTGCTGTTGTGGGGCACGGAGCGATCGCAAGGGGAACAGGGAACCCGCCTCAGCATCAATTGGGATGCGGTGGGAGCCATCAGTGAAGCCCTGGGAGCCTTGGGCCAAATTGCGATCGCCGTGTTGGCGGTCTATGTGGCCTGGCAACAATACGTGCTCTCGCGGGATTTAACCATTCAGCAAAACCGGATTACCCAACAGCAAACCATCGATGCCTATTTCCAAGGCGTATCCGACTTGGCCTTGGATGAGCAGGGTTTTTTGGAAGATTGGCCCCAAGAACGGGCGATCGCGGAAGGCCGCACCGCCGCCATCCTGGGCAGTGTGGATGCGGAGGGCAAGGCCAAAATTGTGCGCTTTTTGTCCCAAGCCAAGCTGGTTACGCCCCTCAAGCGCGATCGCCTGCTGGGTCGGCCCATCTTGGACGGTTCCGGCGGCTATGAAGAAGATCGGGCCCGGGGCGTGCGGGTCATTGACCTGGGCGTGATGTTGGCGGGGGCCGACCTTCAGGGCACGGATCTACGGTGGGTTGACCTGGGGGAAACGAACCTGGTGCGAGCCGACCTCAGCGGTTGCAACTTAACCCGGGCCAACCTCAGCCGCACTATTCTATTTGAGGCCAATTTGCGGGGAGCCGACTTGAAGGGAGTCAGGCTGTTTTATGGCAACTTGGAAACCACCACGCCCCGATCGCGCGAGGACGACGAAGCCAACTACCAAACCGGCGAAGGCACCGGAGCCGTGATTGAAAATGCCGACTTGAGCGGCGTGGTTGATCTTTCCGAGGCCGATCGGGTCTATTGCTGCATGTGGGGCGGGGAACGCACACGCGGCACAATTCCCGGCGGCTGCGAAGGGATTGAAAACAAGCTCGGGCGCTAG
- a CDS encoding pyridoxal phosphate-dependent aminotransferase produces the protein MKLAARVGQVTPSITLAITAKAKAMKASGLDVCSFSAGEPDFPTPAHVVAAAQKALDEGKTRYGPAAGEPALRQAIAQKLNRDNRLPYEPEQVIVTNGGKHALYGLMMAMIEAGDEVIIPAPYWLSYPEMVVLAGGKPVIVPTTEETGYKITPEQLRSVITPRTKLLVMNSPSNPTGKVYSPDEIRAIAQVVIEADIAVVSDEIYEKILYDGAEHLSIAAVEGMFDRTLVCNGFAKAYSMTGWRVGYLAGPHALINAVATIQGHATSNVCTFAQFGAVAALEESQDCVAEMLAAFTKRRSVMLERIRALPGITCSEPEGAFYLFPNIAQLGLGSIEFCQRLLEEFQVATIPGLPFGSDANFRLSYATDLDTILRGMDRLDKFVASLQ, from the coding sequence ATGAAACTAGCGGCGCGGGTCGGACAAGTCACCCCCTCCATCACGCTCGCCATCACTGCCAAGGCGAAGGCCATGAAGGCGAGCGGCCTGGATGTCTGTAGCTTCAGCGCCGGGGAGCCAGACTTCCCCACTCCGGCCCATGTGGTGGCGGCAGCCCAAAAGGCTTTGGATGAAGGCAAAACTCGCTATGGCCCGGCGGCTGGGGAACCGGCCCTGCGCCAGGCGATCGCCCAGAAGCTGAACCGTGATAACCGATTGCCCTATGAACCGGAGCAGGTGATTGTCACCAACGGGGGCAAACATGCCCTCTACGGTTTGATGATGGCGATGATTGAGGCGGGCGATGAGGTGATTATTCCCGCGCCCTACTGGCTCAGCTATCCGGAGATGGTGGTGCTGGCGGGGGGCAAGCCGGTGATTGTGCCCACCACCGAGGAGACGGGCTACAAGATTACGCCGGAACAGTTGCGATCGGTGATTACGCCGCGCACCAAGCTGCTGGTGATGAATTCGCCATCAAACCCCACGGGCAAGGTTTACAGCCCCGACGAAATTCGGGCGATCGCCCAGGTGGTGATTGAAGCGGACATTGCGGTGGTGTCCGATGAAATTTACGAAAAAATTCTCTACGACGGGGCCGAGCACCTGAGCATTGCGGCCGTGGAGGGCATGTTCGATCGCACCCTGGTTTGCAACGGGTTCGCCAAGGCCTATTCCATGACCGGCTGGCGGGTGGGCTACCTGGCGGGGCCCCATGCCCTCATTAATGCCGTGGCCACCATTCAGGGCCATGCCACTTCCAATGTTTGTACCTTCGCCCAGTTTGGGGCAGTGGCGGCCCTGGAAGAGTCCCAAGACTGTGTGGCGGAAATGTTGGCGGCCTTCACGAAACGGCGATCGGTGATGTTGGAACGGATTCGGGCCTTGCCGGGGATCACCTGCTCAGAGCCGGAAGGTGCGTTTTATCTGTTCCCAAATATTGCGCAGTTGGGCCTCGGGTCGATCGAGTTTTGCCAGCGCCTCCTGGAGGAGTTCCAAGTGGCCACGATTCCCGGCTTGCCCTTTGGGTCAGATGCCAACTTCCGCCTGTCCTATGCCACGGATCTGGATACGATTTTGCGGGGCATGGATCGACTGGATAAGTTTGTGGCTTCTTTGCAGTAG
- the lptC gene encoding LPS export ABC transporter periplasmic protein LptC, which produces MSFPTRAIRGLVALALIAGLSTACGNRNRGEERIAADTKAAEDFQGDLVFDNLTLNRADKQGQVLWEVRANQARYSRDRKLAKLSDVKGKLFQDGKVVYEITAKQGEVEQNGQVLKVSGNLRAKDLREKMEFQGGSATWEPAKFQLQMKGGVTLNHPQAKIQSQEAVAFSRDRRVEMAQAVKLVSKDRQMKLDSDRLIWQMKADELQAIGKVVATGSKPEMKLTTDRLVWQRKKQVSEAIGNVVAVQNKGANRLTADRVLWQMKDQVAQAEGKAVATGQNPPMQLRADRIIWQMKDQVAQAIGNVVGVRQDPAVRVQSQRVVWQQKPQLVSSDTRTIIERFNCAGGRCVISDRAVGNLVDVSLKDRVAFLRNQAQVSTGNPGVDVASDSLIWQFQAQSLTADRPVTVYERQQQVVLNADRGFMDLKNQNAEMLGNVRGVSRLRSANLSSDRLIWSMRDQQLQAFGNVFYQQANPFLISRGNYGVGSMKDGAIFLQSGGNSRARSTFFPENLQAAASPAPAPSPVVGAPAPGPAATPVGPPPIPSTLPPIPPALLGTETGIFEDPFSNLFGP; this is translated from the coding sequence ATGAGCTTTCCAACTCGCGCTATTCGGGGACTGGTCGCCCTTGCACTGATTGCCGGCCTGAGCACGGCCTGTGGCAATCGCAACCGAGGGGAGGAACGAATTGCCGCCGACACGAAGGCCGCAGAGGATTTCCAAGGAGACTTGGTGTTTGATAACTTGACCCTGAACCGAGCGGACAAGCAGGGGCAGGTGTTGTGGGAAGTGCGGGCCAACCAGGCACGCTATTCTCGCGATCGCAAGCTGGCCAAATTGTCAGACGTGAAGGGTAAGCTGTTCCAGGATGGCAAGGTGGTCTATGAGATCACGGCCAAACAGGGGGAAGTGGAACAAAACGGGCAAGTTTTGAAGGTTTCCGGCAACTTGCGCGCCAAGGATTTGCGGGAAAAGATGGAATTCCAAGGCGGTTCTGCCACTTGGGAACCCGCGAAGTTCCAACTGCAAATGAAGGGCGGAGTAACGCTGAATCATCCCCAAGCCAAGATCCAATCCCAGGAGGCGGTGGCGTTTAGTCGCGATCGCCGGGTGGAGATGGCGCAGGCGGTGAAGCTGGTCTCCAAAGATCGCCAGATGAAGTTGGACAGCGATCGGCTGATTTGGCAAATGAAGGCCGATGAGCTACAGGCGATCGGGAAGGTGGTGGCCACCGGCAGCAAGCCCGAGATGAAGCTGACGACCGATCGACTGGTTTGGCAACGCAAAAAACAAGTCAGCGAGGCGATCGGGAATGTGGTCGCCGTCCAGAACAAGGGAGCCAACCGGCTGACGGCCGATCGGGTGTTGTGGCAAATGAAAGACCAAGTGGCCCAGGCAGAGGGCAAGGCCGTTGCCACCGGCCAAAACCCGCCGATGCAACTGCGGGCCGATCGAATCATTTGGCAAATGAAAGACCAAGTGGCCCAGGCGATCGGCAACGTGGTGGGGGTGCGCCAGGATCCCGCCGTGCGGGTGCAATCCCAGCGGGTGGTGTGGCAACAGAAACCGCAACTGGTCAGCAGCGACACCCGCACCATCATCGAGCGGTTTAACTGTGCGGGCGGTCGCTGTGTCATTTCCGATCGGGCCGTGGGCAACTTGGTAGATGTGAGCTTGAAGGATCGCGTTGCCTTTTTGCGTAACCAAGCCCAAGTCAGCACCGGCAATCCTGGGGTAGACGTGGCCAGCGATTCCCTGATTTGGCAATTCCAAGCCCAGTCCCTGACGGCCGATCGCCCCGTGACGGTCTACGAACGACAACAGCAGGTGGTGTTAAACGCCGATCGGGGATTCATGGATCTCAAAAACCAAAATGCCGAAATGTTGGGCAATGTGCGCGGTGTGTCCCGCCTCCGCAGCGCCAACCTCAGCAGCGATCGGCTGATTTGGTCCATGCGCGATCAGCAGCTCCAAGCCTTTGGCAATGTGTTTTATCAACAGGCCAACCCCTTCCTCATTTCCCGGGGTAACTATGGCGTGGGTTCCATGAAAGACGGCGCAATCTTCCTGCAATCCGGGGGCAACAGCCGCGCCCGATCGACCTTCTTCCCGGAAAATCTCCAGGCCGCCGCTTCCCCTGCACCCGCGCCCAGTCCCGTCGTTGGTGCGCCCGCGCCGGGGCCCGCTGCCACGCCCGTGGGCCCGCCCCCCATCCCCAGCACCTTGCCGCCTATTCCGCCGGCCCTGTTGGGGACAGAAACCGGCATTTTTGAAGATCCATTCTCGAACCTGTTTGGCCCTTAG
- a CDS encoding NYN domain-containing protein, whose protein sequence is MNSNMERDPIFTPEQVLENRGRVAIFIDGSNLFYAALQLGIEIDYTKLLCRLTAGSRLLRSFFYTGVDRTNEKQQGFLLWMRRNGYRVVAKDLVQLPDGSKKANLDVEIAVDMMALVGSYDTAILVSGDGDLAYAVDAVSYRGARVEVVSLRSMTSDNLINVADRYIDLDAIKDDIKKSPRQGYTYHPLPHADEERLERES, encoded by the coding sequence ATGAATAGCAACATGGAGCGAGATCCGATCTTTACGCCAGAGCAAGTTCTGGAAAATCGAGGGCGGGTGGCCATCTTTATTGATGGCTCGAATTTGTTCTATGCGGCGCTGCAATTGGGCATTGAAATCGACTACACCAAACTGCTTTGCCGCCTGACTGCCGGATCGCGGCTGTTGCGATCGTTCTTTTACACCGGGGTCGATCGCACCAATGAAAAGCAACAGGGCTTTTTGTTGTGGATGCGGCGCAATGGTTATCGAGTGGTGGCCAAGGACTTGGTGCAACTCCCCGATGGATCCAAAAAGGCCAACCTCGATGTGGAAATCGCCGTGGACATGATGGCGCTGGTGGGTTCCTATGACACGGCCATTTTGGTCAGTGGCGATGGGGATTTAGCCTATGCGGTGGATGCGGTTAGCTATCGCGGGGCCCGGGTGGAAGTGGTCAGCTTGCGATCGATGACCAGCGACAATTTAATCAACGTGGCCGATCGCTATATTGATTTGGATGCCATCAAGGACGACATCAAAAAAAGCCCCCGCCAAGGCTACACCTACCATCCCTTACCCCATGCGGATGAAGAGCGTTTAGAGAGAGAGAGCTAA